A single region of the Podospora pseudopauciseta strain CBS 411.78 chromosome 1, whole genome shotgun sequence genome encodes:
- a CDS encoding hypothetical protein (EggNog:ENOG503NVEW): protein MSSLSTVTMRSSRLMLRRAGAQTAQRNFFQAAVARHNLRARPDVPFLSVPSSSTSTWVTRVRHMTTERRAQLRYEILTGIKYVGYIWIAGFAIFGISFAYFCERNERDYPTTEEWSFMTRFRMRMANIALYDPKHGNAVDWIQVGHWIDTVIKRLHDPEFEGAGLKDAPDGPKGTKDITAKSEEWRRAYFDAMMFWAKAAEHMEGWVWDTANGGTFPPGTMIGPSNPYPKPVPPGFRKAPREEDCILRHDNPNEIYLKILNTVGFTDRQKIDAGLAYGSWLEYKGIAGPASIIYEDALHLALKQIENTTPAPPLDPKAMTLNEEAGLPSENLLNTLTAYADFRARQGDINFALPVYISLLKARRSLPLPSELDLTSQLRKVKPSSQNRGFWSGVYNACAKIFTPPPYPEGPGDGIAPPIRNAAERCQEAALSLHIGEIMYATNPDAREEGLSWTREAVDVAEEQLHKINPNLREMKPVRRVCRDCLVTGLENWAKMVARLQREEQARREELERQQQRMATTKENNRGWFGGLWGERQAQREQEVTDRWSAEEKVIEERQRRVKDFVEDLRQPDRGWLSFLKA from the coding sequence ATGTCTTCGCTTTCCACAGTCACGATGCGGTCCTCCCGCCTCATGCTGCGCCGGGCGGGGGCCCAGACGGCCCAGCGCAACTTCTTCCAGGCCGCCGTAGCTCGGCACAACCTCCGCGCCCGACCAGACGTCCCTTTTCTTTCCGTGCCCTCGAGCTCGACGTCGACATGGGTGACGAGAGTACGACACATGACGACGGAGCGGAGGGCTCAGCTCAGATATGAAATCCTGACGGGAATCAAATACGTCGGCTACATCTGGATCGCCGGCTTCGCAATCTTTGGTATCTCCTTCGCCTACTTTTGCGAGCGCAACGAAAGGGACTATCCCACAACAGAAGAATGGAGTTTCATGACCCGCTTCCGAATGCGTATGGCCAACATCGCCCTCTACGACCCTAAGCACGGCAATGCGGTGGATTGGATCCAAGTAGGACACTGGATCGACACGGTAATCAAGCGGTTACACGACCCAGAGTTCGAGGGAGCCGGCCTAAAGGACGCACCAGACGGCCCCAAGGGAACAAAGGACATCACGGCCAAATCTGAAGAATGGAGAAGAGCCTACTTCGACGCAATGATGTTCTGGGCCAAAGCCGCCGAGCACATGGAAGGTTGGGTCTGGGACACAGCAAACGGGGGAACCTTCCCCCCGGGGACGATGATCGGTCCCTCCAACCCCTATCCAAAACCCGTCCCCCCTGGTTTCCGTAAAGCCCccagagaagaagattgcATCCTCCGTCACGATAACCCAAACGAAATCTACCTGAAAATCCTCAACACGGTCGGCTTCACCGACCGCCAGAAGATTGACGCTGGCCTTGCTTATGGCTCCTGGCTAGAGTATAAAGGCATCGCCGGACCAGCAAGCATCATCTACGAAGACGCCCTCCACCTCGCCCTCAAACAAATCGagaacaccacccccgccccccccctcgACCCAAAAGCAATGACCCTCAACGAGGAAGCCGGGTTGCCGTCTGaaaacctcctcaacaccctcaccgccTATGCCGATTTCCGCGCTCGTCAAGGCGACATCAACTTTGCCCTTCCCGTGtacatctccctcctcaaagcCCGTCGctcgctccccctcccctcagaGCTGGACTTGACCTCCCAGCTACGTAAAGTAAAACCCTCTTCTCAAAACAGGGGGTTTTGGTCGGGTGTCTACAACGCCTGTGCCAAAATCTTCACCCCCCCACCGTACCCAGAAGGACCGGGGGATGGGATCGCCCCCCCTATCCGCAACGCAGCCGAGAGGTGTCAGGAAGCTGCGTTGAGCCTGCACATTGGAGAGATCATGTATGCCACCAACCCTGACGCGAGAGAGGAAGGACTATCCTGGACGAGAGAGGCGGTTGATGTCGCGGAGGAGCAGCTTCACAAGATTAACCCGAACTTGAGGGAGATGAAGCctgtgaggagggtgtgCAGGGACTGTCTTGTGACGGGGCTGGAGAACTGGGCGAAGATGGTGGCTAGGTtgcagagggaggagcaggcgaggagggaggagctggagcggCAGCAACAGCGGATGGCGACGACCAAGGAGAATAAcagggggtggtttggtgggCTTTGGGGAGAGCGGCAGGCGCAGCGGGAGCAGGAGGTGACGGATCGGTGgtcggccgaggagaaggttattgaggagaggcagaggagggtgaaggacTTTGTGGAGGATTTGAGGCAGCCGGATCgggggtggttgtcgttTTTGAAGGCGTGA